The nucleotide sequence GTACATTTTACCTTTAGCTTGCCTTGGCCCTAGCCTAACCTTGACCCCGTAATTTATCATGCCCGGCTAATATGATTGGCGAACTGTGCGGCGGCGCGGACGTGCCGGTTTTATGCCCCGGCAAAGGGTTGGCCCGAAGCATCAAGAACCGGCGTTTAGGTTGTAATTCCCCAGGAAGGTTCTGGTCCGTTCGTTGGCCGGCCGGCCGAAGAGGATTTCAGGGGTCCCTTCTTCCACAATCTGCCCCTTATCCATAAAGATGACCCGGTCGGCCACTTCACGGGCAAAGGCCATCTCGTGGGTGACCACCATCATCGTCATCTGTTCGGCGGCCAAATTCCGGATTACTTTGAGTACTTCACCGGTTAACTCCGGATCCAGCGCCGAGGTGGGCTCGTCAAAGAAGAGGATATCCGGTTTCATGGCCAAAGCCCGGGCGATCGCCACCCGTTGCGATTGGCCGCCCGAAAGCTGGTAGGGATAGGCGTCGGCCTTGTCGGAGAGGCCAATCTTGGCCAACAACTGGCGGGCGAGGGCCTCCGCTTCGGCGGGGGGCATCCCGGCCACATGGATGGGTGCTTCCGTAATGTTCCGGAGCACAGAGAAATGGGGGAAAAGGTTAAAATTCTGGAAGACCATGCCCAGGCGTAAACGGATCTTTCTTAAGGCCGCCTCGGGCGCATAGATGACCTCGCCCGAAGGCGCAGTGGTCACCATGGGTTCGCCCGCCACGTAGATGGCGCCGTGGTCGATCTTCTCCAGAAGGGTGAGGCAGCGCAGGAGGGTGCTTTTACCGGAACCGGAAGGGCCGATCAGGGCGACGACCTCCCCCTCGTTGATCTGAAACGACACCCCGGTCACCACGTCTTCGGTGCCGGCAAAGCTTTTATACAGGTTTTCCACGCGAAGGATTTCCATGGGGTCAGCTCCTCTTTTTTCATCGGTAATAACTCAGCTTCTTTTCGGCGGCGTCAAAAACTTTGGTGACGATCCAGTTCATAAAGAGATAGAAAAGACCGGCGATAAAGAGCGGAGTCGTGGAAAAGAGGCGGTTGGCCTCGTTTCTGGCGACCCGGAACAGCTCGGTGATGCCAAGGACAGTGATCAAAGCAGTGTCTTTGACCAGAGTGATCACTTCATTGCTAACGGGCGGCAGAATCCGCTTGATCACTTGGGGAAGGATGATCCGGAAAAAAGTCTGGCTTTTCGTAAAACCCAAAACGGCTGCCGCTTCGTACTGGCCGAGGGGGATTGACTCAATGCCGCCGCGGTAAATCTCGGCAAAATAGGCGGCATAATTAAGGGAGAACGCTACAACGGCGGCGGTGAAACGGGGGAGAGTGAATCTTAATCCTTCCGGCAGAATAGCGGAGGGCGCAAAGTAGAAAAAGATCAGTTGTAAAATCAAAGGGGTTCCGCGCATGATCAAAATATAGAAGCGTACGGGTAAATTCAACCATTTATACGGGGCCATGCGGGCCAGGGCGATCAGGAGACCCAACGGCAGGGAAAAAAGGAGGGTCAGGAAGAAGATCCGGAGGGTGGTTAAGGCGCCGGAGCCCAGTAAGGCCACTTGCTTGAGAAGTTGGGTACTGTATTCCAGGACAAACATTAAGAAAACTCCTTTTGTTCTTTAGTCGCTCGTTTGGCTGATATGATGTATTCGCAGCAAGCGCCGGGAATCCTCTTTAAAGATGGTTTCCATTCGGCAAAAGTTCAGGGTGGCCAGAAAATATTAGCGAAAAGGGTTATGAAGTTCCCTCTGGAACCCATAACCCTTCTTCCTTACCGTATTTGTCCTTTGCGGACCTTAGCGGTCAATTACGGTGATATCCTCACCAAACCATTTATTGGAGATGGCCGCCAGCGTGCCGTCTTTTGCCATCGCGATAAGGGTATCCTGGAATTTTTCCATTAACGACTGATCGTTTTTGCGGAACCCGATGCCGTATTCTTCGCTGGCCAAAGCCTCGTCCAAGACGATAAAGTTCTTGTCTTTTTGTTGGATGTAATAGCGCGCCACGATCTCATCCATCAGGACCGCATCCAAGCCGCCCATTTCCAGGTCCATGAGCGCGGTCATGTTCTCGTCAAATTCGATGACGTTCCCTAACGAGGCTTCAAAGCCGGGGGCGCTACTTAAGGCATCTTTTGCGCTGGAGCCGGCCTGCAAGCCCAGGGTTTTTCCGGCCAAAGCGGCCAGGGAGGTGATCCCCGAATCCGCCCGGACGATGACGACCTGCCGGTTATCCATGTATGGTTTGGTAAAGAGGATATTCTTCTGGCGTTCGGGGGTTATGGTTAAGCCGTTCCAGATACAGTCGATATTTTTTGTATTTAATTCTTGTTCTTTGGCATCCCAGTTGATTGGTTGCAACTTAAGTTCAATACCGAGACGGCGGCAAGCTTCTTTGGCCACATCGATATCAAAACCGACGATCTGCCCGTTTTCATCCCGGAACCCCATCGGCGGGAAGCTGTCATCCAACCCCAGGACAAAGACGCCTTTCTTTTTCACATCTTCCCAGGAAGTATCCTTTTTCGTGCCGGAACATCCGGAGAGAAGGAAGAGGACGGACAACAAAATGAGGACAAAAGCAAGGCTTCTCTTCATAAATAATCACCCCATAAGTATTTGTATGCAATTATAATACTTGAAAATAAGTTGATAGTAAAGGGTGAAACTGTAACAAAATACTCTCCTTTCGTATATTTTTGTTGGTCCATGCCGGGGATCAAGGGGGTAGGCTAGCATATTTCTTTCTATGAAACAAATTAGACCAAGATTTTTTTGCAAAACGCTAAAATCTCTTTCGTGAAAGGAGAAGGGAAATCAATTTCAAACGAGAATTAAAATAAAAACATATTTATATTAAATCAATATAGGGTTAATTCTTTTCTCAGCGTGAAAGGAGACATGGGTTTGTCCAGTAGCGACATAATAAAGATCCTCCGGTTACCGGTCAGCGGTTTAAAAAAAGGTGAACGAACCCCCGCGTTTCACCTTTTTTTGTCGATAATTAAAGGATTGTAGAGGAAGTCCAAGGATGAAGTGGGGAAATCTGAGGACCAAGGAGGGAAGATTATGGCGACAATTCTTATTATTGAAGACCATGCCCTCAGCCGACAGATGCTCAACACCTGGCTTGGGTACACGGGACATTCCATCTTAAAGGCGGGTAGTGGAGAAGAAGCCCTGGCGATTGCCCGGCTAAAAGTGCCAGATTTAATCATCAGTGACATCGTGATGCCG is from Capillibacterium thermochitinicola and encodes:
- a CDS encoding amino acid ABC transporter ATP-binding protein yields the protein MEILRVENLYKSFAGTEDVVTGVSFQINEGEVVALIGPSGSGKSTLLRCLTLLEKIDHGAIYVAGEPMVTTAPSGEVIYAPEAALRKIRLRLGMVFQNFNLFPHFSVLRNITEAPIHVAGMPPAEAEALARQLLAKIGLSDKADAYPYQLSGGQSQRVAIARALAMKPDILFFDEPTSALDPELTGEVLKVIRNLAAEQMTMMVVTHEMAFAREVADRVIFMDKGQIVEEGTPEILFGRPANERTRTFLGNYNLNAGS
- a CDS encoding amino acid ABC transporter permease codes for the protein MFVLEYSTQLLKQVALLGSGALTTLRIFFLTLLFSLPLGLLIALARMAPYKWLNLPVRFYILIMRGTPLILQLIFFYFAPSAILPEGLRFTLPRFTAAVVAFSLNYAAYFAEIYRGGIESIPLGQYEAAAVLGFTKSQTFFRIILPQVIKRILPPVSNEVITLVKDTALITVLGITELFRVARNEANRLFSTTPLFIAGLFYLFMNWIVTKVFDAAEKKLSYYR
- a CDS encoding amino acid ABC transporter substrate-binding protein; translation: MKRSLAFVLILLSVLFLLSGCSGTKKDTSWEDVKKKGVFVLGLDDSFPPMGFRDENGQIVGFDIDVAKEACRRLGIELKLQPINWDAKEQELNTKNIDCIWNGLTITPERQKNILFTKPYMDNRQVVIVRADSGITSLAALAGKTLGLQAGSSAKDALSSAPGFEASLGNVIEFDENMTALMDLEMGGLDAVLMDEIVARYYIQQKDKNFIVLDEALASEEYGIGFRKNDQSLMEKFQDTLIAMAKDGTLAAISNKWFGEDITVIDR